Below is a genomic region from Mesorhizobium sp. NZP2298.
AGCGCGGCTCGTAGGCGCCGATCGGCAGGATGGCGAAGCGGAAGCCGCCATGTTTCGTCGCCATCAGCCGGTAGTTGATGCCGTCGTGGAAGCCGGTGTCGCCGGCGAAATAGATCTTGCCGCCCGGCGTCTCGATGACGAAGCCGGCCCACAGTGCCATGCGCCGGTCACGCGCGCCGCGTGCCGACCAGTGATGCGCCGGCTCGATGTGGACGAAAACGCGGTCACCGAGATCGATCCTGCCGCCCCAGTCATATGCCGAAAGACGCATGCCGGGAACCGCCTCGCCGATGAGGACATCGTTGCCGAGCGAGGTGACCACCATCGGATCGTGGCCGGCCTTGAGCTGCTTCAGCGTGGCGAGGTCGAGATGGTCGTAGTGATTGTGGCTGACCAGGACGAGGTCGATCGGCGGCAAGTCGGCGAAGGCGATGCCCGGCGGATTGACGCGTCTTGGCCCGGCGAAGGAAAACGGCGAGGCGCGTTGCGACCAGACCGGATCGGTGAGTATGTTCAGCCCGGCGGTCTGGATCAGCAGTGTGGAGTGACCGACCATGGTCACCGTGAGCTCGGCACCCTCGACCTTCCCGGCGGGCCTTGCCTGCGGAAAGGGGTTCGCACTGGTCGCGGGCCATTTCGCGCGCTGGCCATTGAACTGCCATTTCAGCAGATCCACGAAGCGGCCGGGCATCCGGCCGCCCGGGTTGAAGAACAGGGTGCCATCGAAATGGTCGCTGGGCGGACCGCTGTAATAGCGGTTGGCGGCTTTCTTTCTCGCGGCCAAGGTGTGCTCCCGCGTTTCGGTCCCTAGACATAGGTCCTGCGTCGGTCGGCGCAAGCGCCGAATGGCGAAGGCGCAAGCCTTGCAGGCTGGGATTGCGGAGGCCGGGCAGCAAGCCGGCCGGTCCATCCTGATTGCGATAAATTTGCAACAAATCTTGCTACAAACCCTATTTTAACCATATCGGGTTGAAATTTCGCCACCTTCTCCATCTTGGTGGAGGTGAGAGATTGCGCGGACGGCGTCCCCCCAGCCGGATCCGACGGAGGTTGGAATGAATTTTTCGAAAAGCGGCCTGGCGGCCGTATCGCTGGCGGCGCTCGTTGCGAGTGGCTGCTCAACCTCACGGTTCTCGTCGATGGACGACCAGCAGCCGGCGCCACTGCAGCCAGCGCCGGCTGGCCAGGTGACCTCCAACCAGCTGCCGCCGCCAGCCTCGCCCGGCACCACCGACCCGTCGCAGTTCCCGACCGCTCCGGCGAATACGCAGGTCGCGTCCTTGCCGCCGGACGGCTCGGCACCCGCCGGTGCCTCGGATCTCAGCGCGGCAAGCGTCGCCGGCGTCTGGAACGCCAGCGTTTCCGGCCAGAGCTGCAAGATCGCGACGCCGCAGACCAAGTTCGGCGCCGGCTTCCGCGCCGGGCCGCTGCACTGCCCGGCGCCGATCGATGGCATCAAGTCGTGGAATGTCGCCGGCAAGCAGCTGACGCTTTATGATGAGAATGGCGGTTCGCTGG
It encodes:
- a CDS encoding MBL fold metallo-hydrolase, coding for MAARKKAANRYYSGPPSDHFDGTLFFNPGGRMPGRFVDLLKWQFNGQRAKWPATSANPFPQARPAGKVEGAELTVTMVGHSTLLIQTAGLNILTDPVWSQRASPFSFAGPRRVNPPGIAFADLPPIDLVLVSHNHYDHLDLATLKQLKAGHDPMVVTSLGNDVLIGEAVPGMRLSAYDWGGRIDLGDRVFVHIEPAHHWSARGARDRRMALWAGFVIETPGGKIYFAGDTGFHDGINYRLMATKHGGFRFAILPIGAYEPRWFMAPQHQNPEEAVQGMKLCDAAFAAGCHWGTFQLTDEPMDEPVRKLAEALDAEGLPQEHFRALRPGEVWDVPKTVAP
- a CDS encoding protease inhibitor Inh/omp19 family protein; translation: MNFSKSGLAAVSLAALVASGCSTSRFSSMDDQQPAPLQPAPAGQVTSNQLPPPASPGTTDPSQFPTAPANTQVASLPPDGSAPAGASDLSAASVAGVWNASVSGQSCKIATPQTKFGAGFRAGPLHCPAPIDGIKSWNVAGKQLTLYDENGGSLARLYSSGGSKFDGQTSNGQPISLTR